From one Verrucomicrobiota bacterium genomic stretch:
- the sctN gene encoding type III secretion system ATPase SctN, translating to MANPNTIVSSNPYDRVTVTLDQLLEETKTVKTKGKVLQVLGTIIKAMVPNVKVGELCILRTPWEETEVWTEVVGFEKQAAILSPLGELRGVSSATEVIPTGDVHTVGVGDDLLGRVVDGLGRVTAESIAEKGEFIPETYYPVYASPPPAMSRAPISTPISLGVRALDGLLTCGEGQRLGIFAAAGGGKSTLLSQIIRNTEAELSVLALIGERGREVREFVEKDLGPEGMKRAILVIATSDRSSMERLKAAYVATAIAEYFRDKNKKVLLMMDSVTRFGRAQREIGLAAGEPPARRGFPPSVFSELPKLMERAGQSAKGSITALYTVLVEGDDMTEPIADETRSILDGHIILSRKLGAANHYPAIDILASISRCMAAIASEEHKAAASKLRTILAKYSEVELLVRIGEYKRGSDAVTDEAIDRVDACNNFLKQGRNECNTFDETIEMLKKVVGM from the coding sequence ATGGCAAACCCCAATACAATTGTTTCGTCGAACCCCTACGACCGCGTCACAGTAACCCTCGACCAGTTGCTTGAGGAGACAAAGACCGTTAAGACGAAGGGTAAGGTTCTGCAAGTTTTGGGAACCATTATCAAGGCGATGGTCCCGAACGTAAAAGTTGGAGAACTGTGTATTTTACGAACACCTTGGGAGGAAACAGAAGTTTGGACAGAGGTTGTCGGATTTGAGAAGCAAGCCGCCATTTTGAGTCCGTTAGGGGAATTGCGTGGTGTTTCCTCGGCAACGGAGGTGATTCCAACGGGAGATGTACACACCGTTGGTGTCGGAGATGATCTTTTAGGGCGTGTTGTCGATGGACTGGGGCGTGTAACGGCGGAATCAATTGCCGAGAAGGGAGAATTTATTCCGGAAACGTATTATCCGGTTTATGCGAGCCCGCCGCCAGCGATGTCGCGTGCGCCGATTTCGACACCAATTTCATTGGGAGTACGTGCACTCGATGGCTTGTTAACCTGTGGTGAAGGGCAGCGTCTTGGAATTTTCGCAGCGGCTGGTGGTGGTAAAAGTACGCTTTTGTCGCAGATTATCCGCAATACCGAAGCAGAGCTCAGTGTTTTGGCGCTGATCGGTGAGCGTGGTCGTGAGGTCCGCGAGTTTGTTGAGAAAGATCTTGGCCCTGAGGGCATGAAGCGAGCGATTTTGGTCATTGCGACCTCGGACCGTTCATCGATGGAACGTCTTAAGGCGGCTTATGTTGCGACAGCCATTGCGGAATATTTTCGTGATAAAAACAAAAAGGTCCTCTTGATGATGGACTCGGTTACTCGTTTTGGTCGTGCGCAACGTGAGATTGGTCTTGCGGCGGGTGAGCCTCCTGCTCGTCGTGGATTTCCGCCTTCAGTCTTTTCGGAGTTGCCGAAGCTCATGGAGCGTGCCGGGCAGTCTGCCAAAGGTTCGATTACAGCGCTTTATACCGTCCTAGTTGAAGGTGACGATATGACGGAGCCGATTGCGGATGAAACACGTTCCATCTTAGACGGACATATTATTCTTTCTCGAAAACTCGGTGCGGCGAACCACTATCCGGCGATCGATATTTTGGCGAGTATTAGTCGTTGTATGGCGGCAATTGCTTCGGAAGAACATAAGGCGGCAGCGAGTAAGTTGCGGACAATTTTAGCCAAATACAGTGAAGTCGAACTACTTGTCCGTATCGGTGAGTATAAGCGGGGTTCAGATGCGGTGACTGATGAGGCAATTGACCGTGTCGACGCGTGTAATAACTTTCTCAAGCAGGGCCGTAATGAGTGTAACACCTTTGATGAGACGATCGAGATGTTAAAGAAGGTCGTTGGGATGTAA
- a CDS encoding HrpE/YscL family type III secretion apparatus protein, translated as MLQINRSKFKLLSQGKVFKCHDYGMYLEAERAVAEAYQENDRLIQYASELCEKLVSDTNGQVSQFVTEANENVASLIAQANQNAETIIQQANQKSQTLLAETEKKRQEILAEAKKYYAQEAKRGYKDGFDQGKETLAKQLAEASIKNSANIKQLENNIVGLVLKALKRILGEVDQETLMVSLARQALKAVKNQSEAILKVSPRDAGIVRSQMEKVMADGIVDYLEVVADSRLQPGTCILETDIGVVDASLEVQMNAITEAFKKAEKSLLVSSSEPPAPELQAKTKEATATEDKVEEIDADNENEEA; from the coding sequence ATGTTACAGATCAATCGGTCAAAGTTTAAATTATTATCGCAGGGAAAGGTTTTTAAGTGCCACGATTACGGTATGTACCTCGAGGCGGAGCGTGCAGTCGCAGAGGCGTATCAGGAGAACGATCGGCTGATTCAGTACGCGAGCGAACTGTGCGAGAAACTCGTTTCTGATACCAATGGACAAGTGTCGCAGTTCGTAACGGAGGCGAATGAGAACGTTGCATCACTTATTGCACAGGCAAATCAGAATGCCGAAACGATCATCCAGCAGGCCAACCAAAAGAGCCAGACGCTTTTAGCGGAAACTGAAAAAAAGCGCCAAGAAATTCTCGCCGAAGCGAAAAAGTACTACGCGCAGGAGGCAAAGCGAGGTTACAAAGACGGTTTTGATCAGGGGAAGGAGACACTCGCAAAGCAGTTAGCCGAAGCATCGATCAAAAATAGCGCCAATATCAAACAGCTTGAAAACAACATCGTCGGCCTTGTACTTAAGGCACTCAAACGAATTTTAGGAGAAGTCGACCAAGAGACGTTGATGGTATCGCTTGCACGCCAGGCCCTCAAAGCGGTTAAAAACCAGAGTGAAGCCATTTTAAAAGTATCGCCCAGAGATGCAGGTATCGTACGCAGTCAAATGGAGAAAGTCATGGCGGATGGCATTGTCGACTATTTGGAAGTCGTTGCTGATTCGCGCCTCCAGCCCGGGACTTGTATTTTGGAGACCGATATTGGTGTCGTCGACGCGAGCCTTGAAGTTCAGATGAATGCCATTACGGAAGCATTCAAAAAAGCCGAAAAAAGCCTGTTGGTATCTTCGTCTGAGCCGCCTGCACCAGAGCTTCAAGCTAAAACAAAAGAGGCAACAGCCACTGAGGACAAGGTTGAGGAAATCGATGCCGACAACGAAAACGAGGAAGCGTAA
- a CDS encoding Yop proteins translocation protein K codes for MEALDYVTTLIRQHRENLFREIYQFNNGMLAYAHDDHLQDLPMSVLRPLAASPKLRCAAIQYAREALKLEEDVYDFSEPRSYLCLFSAEEIQRIIGYIGGICFSEQVRKTIIGREILAIKHALGNDAYTFSIRNAPLFVKSVVAEHFQVEGGNLVERMLNTGRSLIGMALSGLSEAMLRRFQMKFPKNFGWDFRHNADEDPGYCFEFIKRVVKRALKDDGSVAVAMVRA; via the coding sequence ATGGAAGCGCTCGATTACGTCACAACCTTGATACGGCAGCATCGCGAAAACCTTTTCCGGGAGATCTATCAGTTCAATAACGGGATGCTCGCCTACGCGCATGACGACCACCTTCAAGACTTGCCGATGTCGGTGTTACGTCCGTTGGCAGCTTCGCCAAAATTGCGATGTGCGGCAATCCAATATGCGAGGGAAGCACTGAAGTTGGAGGAGGATGTGTACGATTTCTCGGAACCGCGTTCGTATCTCTGCCTTTTTTCAGCGGAAGAAATTCAGCGCATTATTGGATATATTGGCGGTATCTGTTTTTCGGAACAGGTCCGGAAGACGATTATTGGGCGCGAAATTTTGGCGATCAAGCATGCACTAGGAAATGACGCCTACACTTTTTCAATCCGCAATGCGCCGTTATTTGTGAAGTCAGTCGTTGCGGAACATTTTCAGGTCGAAGGAGGAAATCTCGTTGAGCGCATGTTGAATACCGGACGTTCCCTGATCGGCATGGCATTATCGGGGCTTTCGGAAGCGATGTTACGGCGTTTTCAAATGAAATTTCCGAAAAATTTTGGGTGGGACTTTCGGCACAATGCCGATGAAGATCCCGGGTACTGTTTTGAGTTTATTAAACGCGTCGTAAAGCGGGCGCTAAAGGATGACGGCAGTGTCGCTGTCGCGATGGTGAGGGCATAG
- the sctJ gene encoding type III secretion inner membrane ring lipoprotein SctJ — MDGDRKPWKYGLRGIVSLFCLLLSGCGSSVLFNALEEQEVNEMIALLQQHGITGTKIIGKESCALSVASDNFSTAVDLLQSYGYPLPKYQTLGDVFKKSGLVSSPLEERVRFMNSLAESVALTLSKIPDVLKARVHIVIPENDPYAEHIVPSSAAVFIAYRQNAPVEDYVKQIKYLVTNSVEGLSPEKVSVAFFPITLPPLPKAVAPNASPINVLGIDISDADKVPFFMLIGGLLLVILLLIGALVWMWLSTKRKKKEKTAEIENLAEASDIVPVAAEEGTQEESLD; from the coding sequence ATGGATGGAGATCGGAAGCCGTGGAAATACGGGCTCAGGGGGATTGTATCGCTGTTTTGCTTATTGTTGAGCGGTTGTGGTAGCTCGGTGCTTTTTAATGCGCTCGAGGAGCAGGAGGTCAATGAGATGATCGCACTTCTCCAACAGCATGGAATCACGGGGACGAAAATTATCGGCAAGGAGAGCTGTGCTTTATCGGTTGCGAGCGATAATTTTTCGACGGCGGTCGACCTTTTGCAGTCCTACGGTTACCCGTTGCCTAAGTACCAGACTTTGGGAGATGTATTTAAAAAATCCGGTCTTGTTTCATCGCCGTTAGAAGAGCGCGTCCGTTTTATGAATTCGCTCGCGGAGAGCGTTGCATTGACGCTCAGTAAGATTCCGGATGTTTTGAAGGCTCGTGTCCATATCGTGATTCCGGAAAATGACCCCTACGCCGAGCACATTGTCCCTTCCTCCGCCGCGGTATTTATCGCATATCGGCAGAATGCGCCGGTTGAGGATTACGTGAAGCAGATCAAGTATTTAGTGACCAACAGCGTTGAAGGCCTGAGTCCCGAAAAAGTTTCCGTTGCATTTTTCCCTATTACCTTACCGCCATTACCAAAGGCTGTTGCACCGAATGCTTCGCCGATCAATGTACTGGGAATCGACATTAGTGACGCCGATAAGGTACCGTTCTTCATGCTCATAGGAGGGCTACTGTTGGTAATTCTCCTTCTGATTGGCGCACTCGTTTGGATGTGGCTTTCGACGAAGCGGAAGAAAAAAGAAAAGACCGCGGAGATCGAAAACTTAGCGGAGGCGTCGGATATTGTCCCTGTTGCTGCCGAGGAAGGAACCCAAGAAGAATCGTTAGATTAA
- a CDS encoding phosphatidylglycerophosphatase A, whose protein sequence is MRLLAALPDRFVLNVATLGPLGRCPVAPGTIGSFAGIFWYLLGFWHISFGQFLLAFGISVAIGTCFCGEAEVRIGEKDPSCVILDEFLAMPLCYWNCEKFAEYLEPWKLILWGFILFRVFDIWKPCGIRSLQKMRGGAGIMLDDIAAAFATCLVIHIAAPLLAH, encoded by the coding sequence ATGCGACTTTTAGCGGCATTACCCGATCGGTTTGTGCTCAATGTGGCGACTTTAGGGCCATTGGGACGATGTCCGGTTGCGCCGGGAACAATTGGATCCTTTGCGGGCATCTTTTGGTATCTTTTAGGTTTTTGGCATATTTCTTTCGGGCAATTTTTATTGGCGTTTGGGATTTCGGTCGCGATCGGGACCTGTTTTTGTGGCGAAGCCGAGGTGCGGATTGGAGAAAAAGATCCGTCGTGTGTCATTCTCGATGAGTTTTTGGCGATGCCGCTCTGTTACTGGAATTGCGAAAAGTTTGCTGAATACCTCGAACCCTGGAAGCTCATACTTTGGGGCTTTATTCTGTTTCGCGTCTTTGATATTTGGAAGCCCTGCGGGATCCGATCGCTTCAAAAAATGCGGGGTGGAGCGGGAATCATGCTCGATGATATTGCAGCGGCCTTTGCGACTTGCCTCGTAATTCATATTGCGGCACCATTGCTCGCACACTGA
- the pgsA gene encoding CDP-diacylglycerol--glycerol-3-phosphate 3-phosphatidyltransferase, with amino-acid sequence MNIANYVTLSRIPLLFIVVGLLCVPIPFAKTIGFFVYLVAALSDWLDGYIARRCDIVSTFGRFMDALTDKIFMIGLFISILVLGVMPRWTLFFVLVIMGREFFITGLRLVASSRGIVLGAERIGKIKTVMQTVTVGLFLSSQMIRSDLPFFPHWFERMIYGAALITFGVAFILTVLSGGYYIHRYRDLFDDRDSKGVGGCDF; translated from the coding sequence TTGAATATTGCAAATTACGTCACACTTTCTCGGATCCCACTGCTATTCATTGTGGTGGGACTCTTGTGTGTTCCAATTCCATTCGCAAAAACGATTGGTTTTTTTGTGTATCTCGTTGCGGCGCTGAGTGACTGGCTTGATGGCTACATTGCGCGGCGTTGCGACATAGTCTCGACCTTCGGACGTTTCATGGATGCACTCACCGATAAGATTTTTATGATCGGGCTCTTTATTTCGATCTTGGTCTTAGGGGTAATGCCGCGATGGACGTTGTTTTTTGTGCTCGTTATCATGGGACGCGAGTTTTTCATTACGGGCTTGCGCCTCGTCGCCTCGAGCCGTGGAATTGTTCTGGGCGCCGAACGTATCGGAAAAATTAAGACGGTGATGCAAACCGTGACCGTGGGCCTTTTTCTCTCAAGTCAAATGATCCGATCCGATCTTCCGTTTTTCCCACATTGGTTTGAGCGGATGATCTATGGGGCGGCACTGATTACGTTTGGCGTCGCGTTTATCCTAACCGTCCTGTCAGGGGGGTATTACATCCACCGCTACCGCGATCTTTTTGATGATCGGGATTCGAAAGGAGTTGGCGGATGCGACTTTTAG
- a CDS encoding OmpH family outer membrane protein, whose product MMKKLGMYLGALGVVGVGAGFLFAKPEEKTASTKVAPKMAAPAKPVEKIQVEHRIGFVNAQRLTEGYYRVTALNKRITDEYEAAQKQLNSMVSEHEELSKECQKLEETLNNPALNADAKKKTQETLASKRLMLEQKTHAIHDFKTNSEQRILQVRIEEGEKIATLVKQRIRDVAVAHGFTLVIDQENPMVFFADERFNITEEVLAKLNADQPAPAPVAAATH is encoded by the coding sequence ATGATGAAGAAACTTGGAATGTATCTAGGAGCGCTCGGGGTTGTCGGTGTCGGAGCCGGCTTCCTGTTCGCAAAACCTGAGGAAAAGACCGCCTCTACTAAGGTGGCGCCTAAAATGGCGGCACCGGCGAAGCCTGTGGAAAAGATTCAGGTGGAGCACCGTATTGGATTTGTGAATGCGCAGCGTTTGACCGAGGGGTACTATCGCGTGACAGCGCTCAATAAGCGCATAACGGATGAGTACGAAGCGGCACAAAAGCAGTTGAATTCGATGGTTTCGGAGCACGAAGAGCTCTCGAAGGAATGCCAAAAACTCGAAGAAACGCTCAATAATCCGGCGCTCAATGCGGATGCGAAGAAAAAAACTCAGGAAACGCTGGCATCGAAACGGCTCATGCTTGAGCAAAAGACTCACGCGATCCATGATTTTAAAACGAATTCCGAGCAACGGATTCTCCAAGTGCGCATCGAGGAGGGCGAAAAGATCGCGACCCTCGTGAAGCAACGTATTAGAGATGTGGCGGTTGCACATGGGTTTACATTGGTGATTGATCAGGAGAACCCCATGGTGTTTTTTGCCGATGAGCGCTTTAACATTACGGAAGAAGTACTCGCAAAGCTTAACGCGGATCAACCGGCACCAGCACCTGTAGCCGCGGCGACGCACTAG
- a CDS encoding ATP-dependent Clp protease proteolytic subunit, with protein sequence MRFDEDEDGEVIEGTQKGGAYAAIIQKKFLEERKVFLWGAVEDRSAKEITEKLLYLELVDPGKKIQFFVNTPGGSITAGMAIYDTMKLMKSPIEVIVTGLAASMGSILLCGPKKGHRFLYPSARVLIHQPLISGRFYAPAVDIGIQAEEMEKTRNEMNRILAEASGQPLEKIQKDTDRDFYMNAREAIEYGLADAIVEKIW encoded by the coding sequence ATGAGGTTTGACGAGGACGAAGACGGCGAAGTCATTGAAGGAACGCAGAAGGGTGGTGCGTATGCTGCGATCATCCAGAAGAAGTTTTTGGAAGAGCGGAAAGTTTTTCTATGGGGGGCAGTAGAAGACCGCTCCGCGAAAGAAATTACGGAAAAATTGCTTTACCTTGAGCTTGTTGATCCGGGCAAGAAAATTCAGTTTTTTGTCAATACCCCAGGCGGGTCTATTACCGCTGGAATGGCAATCTATGACACGATGAAGCTCATGAAGTCGCCGATTGAGGTCATCGTAACGGGCCTCGCCGCGAGTATGGGATCGATTTTGTTGTGTGGACCGAAAAAAGGTCACCGGTTTTTGTACCCAAGTGCGCGGGTTTTGATTCACCAACCCCTAATTTCGGGTCGGTTTTATGCACCCGCTGTCGATATCGGGATCCAGGCAGAAGAGATGGAAAAAACGCGAAATGAGATGAATCGGATTCTTGCTGAGGCGTCGGGACAGCCATTGGAAAAAATTCAGAAAGATACCGATCGTGATTTTTATATGAATGCCCGCGAGGCGATTGAATATGGCTTGGCGGATGCGATTGTTGAAAAAATTTGGTAA
- a CDS encoding DNA-directed RNA polymerase subunit omega, with protein MDKKLDVPMDKPQHTEVRFMRNDYLQAAQCVIEDPMILVNVVSKRVKQLKFGERPLIDSLEKLEPEDIALREIAEHKITYKLYSKA; from the coding sequence ATGGATAAAAAACTTGACGTTCCCATGGATAAACCTCAGCATACCGAGGTCCGATTTATGAGGAACGATTATCTGCAGGCTGCGCAATGTGTGATCGAAGACCCGATGATTTTGGTTAACGTCGTCTCAAAGCGCGTTAAACAGCTTAAGTTCGGCGAACGCCCGTTGATCGATTCACTTGAAAAACTCGAGCCCGAAGATATCGCCTTACGCGAGATTGCAGAGCATAAAATTACGTACAAACTTTACTCCAAGGCCTAA
- the smpB gene encoding SsrA-binding protein SmpB, which yields MAKNAPEIRNRKAAHDYIIGDTFEAGIVLHGTEVKSVKLGHAQINEAFVRIDKRGRPVLFNAQIDEYAFGNYANHEAKQERFLLLHAREIRHIRSALEQEGFSAIPLKMYVTHGLVKLLFGLCKGKKLYDKRHDLRQRTELREAERYLAQRYRSHD from the coding sequence ATGGCAAAAAACGCCCCGGAAATCCGCAATAGGAAAGCCGCTCACGACTACATTATCGGTGATACATTCGAGGCGGGGATTGTGCTCCATGGAACCGAGGTAAAGTCGGTAAAGTTAGGCCATGCTCAGATTAATGAGGCCTTTGTTCGCATCGATAAACGAGGACGTCCGGTGTTATTTAACGCGCAAATCGACGAATATGCCTTCGGAAATTACGCTAACCACGAGGCAAAACAAGAGCGATTTTTATTGCTTCATGCCCGAGAGATCCGCCATATTCGTAGTGCGCTCGAGCAAGAGGGATTTTCAGCTATCCCGCTCAAAATGTACGTCACACACGGGCTCGTGAAGCTGCTCTTTGGGCTTTGCAAGGGTAAGAAACTCTACGATAAGCGCCACGACCTCCGCCAGCGCACCGAACTCCGAGAAGCAGAACGCTATCTCGCTCAACGTTACCGATCACACGACTAA
- a CDS encoding ATP-dependent RecD-like DNA helicase, which translates to MSTETLQAVLERIVYRNEETFFAIMAMRSTDSSLGTFTACGKVPGANCGETLTLHGSWTEHPKFGRQFEIESFSAALPADVSGIRKYLSSGMIHGIGKVYADKIVDYFGADTLDIISTESARLTEVPGIGVVRARSIKAAWDEQYALRDIMIFLQTYDISNALCLRLYRKYGNEAKQILQSDPYRVAREVEGIGFKTADKIAQNIGIPSNHIARIDAGILHIFSEIATQGHTAYPLKEFLGLVQQLLAIGSEKIEARIKTLISFGRVRFLKGDLIQLELMASYETQLLEALKRLRSGRSSLPPINIEGAIAWAQKREGFPLASEQVAALRNALGQKLSIITGGPGTGKTTILRALVSILRAKNVRIGLAAPTGRAAQKMAETTGCEAKTIHRLLQYNPQTGSFSYDGENQLPFDFVIIDETSMIDTRLAVSLFVAIPPEAHILLVGDNDQLPSVGAGNILADFIGSGFFSVTYLVKIFRQGKHSEITQWAHRIIHEDLETLPEVISLDQWDPERDFTFIAAESPEDCVAKVEQLCTKLLPQCYRIHPVSDIQILAPLHRGTAGIDALNTRLQECFSSKANQVPWCRYRLGDKVIQLRNNYEKNIFNGDLGYISRVNADDETLTVTFNDERVLLSKGELGDLALAYAISIHKSQGSEFPIVVIPLLTQHYVMLQRNLLYTAVTRGRNKVFLVGDPKAYRIAVSNKQSTRRITGLPLLFHPEVSAESLSLINS; encoded by the coding sequence ATGAGTACAGAGACCCTCCAAGCCGTATTAGAGCGTATCGTTTACCGCAATGAAGAGACGTTTTTTGCGATCATGGCGATGCGTTCAACGGATTCTTCGTTGGGGACATTTACGGCTTGTGGTAAGGTTCCGGGAGCCAATTGCGGCGAGACCTTAACACTTCACGGATCTTGGACAGAACACCCTAAGTTTGGGCGCCAATTTGAAATTGAGTCATTTTCGGCGGCGCTTCCAGCAGATGTTAGTGGAATTCGCAAGTACCTCAGCAGTGGGATGATTCATGGCATCGGCAAAGTATATGCCGATAAAATTGTCGATTATTTCGGTGCGGATACTCTGGATATTATCTCAACGGAATCGGCGCGATTGACCGAAGTTCCGGGGATTGGTGTGGTTCGGGCAAGGAGCATTAAGGCGGCCTGGGACGAGCAGTACGCGTTGCGGGATATCATGATTTTTTTGCAGACCTACGATATTTCCAATGCGCTTTGTTTGCGGCTTTACCGAAAGTATGGCAATGAGGCGAAACAGATCCTTCAATCAGATCCCTACCGGGTAGCGCGTGAAGTTGAAGGGATCGGATTTAAAACTGCCGACAAAATTGCGCAAAACATCGGTATTCCCAGTAACCATATTGCGCGGATCGATGCTGGGATTTTGCATATTTTTTCCGAGATCGCAACACAGGGCCATACCGCATACCCGTTAAAGGAATTTTTAGGGCTCGTTCAGCAGCTTTTAGCGATCGGCAGCGAGAAAATCGAAGCACGAATTAAGACACTTATTTCGTTTGGCCGTGTACGATTCCTGAAGGGCGATTTGATACAACTCGAGCTTATGGCGAGTTATGAGACGCAATTGCTCGAAGCCTTAAAGCGTCTGCGTTCAGGACGTTCATCGTTGCCGCCGATTAACATCGAGGGTGCAATTGCGTGGGCACAAAAGCGCGAAGGGTTCCCTCTCGCCTCCGAACAGGTTGCAGCGTTACGAAACGCGCTAGGACAGAAATTATCGATTATTACAGGGGGACCAGGGACGGGAAAGACAACAATTCTCCGGGCACTCGTTTCGATTTTAAGAGCCAAAAATGTGCGAATTGGACTTGCGGCGCCCACAGGACGTGCAGCGCAAAAGATGGCTGAAACAACGGGCTGCGAGGCCAAGACGATTCACCGACTGTTGCAGTACAACCCGCAGACGGGTAGTTTTTCGTATGACGGAGAGAATCAATTGCCATTTGACTTTGTCATCATCGATGAGACGAGCATGATTGATACGCGTCTCGCAGTCTCGCTATTTGTCGCTATCCCGCCGGAAGCGCACATATTATTAGTGGGGGACAATGATCAGTTGCCTTCTGTGGGTGCGGGCAATATTTTGGCAGACTTCATTGGTTCGGGATTTTTTTCAGTCACGTACCTCGTTAAAATTTTTCGGCAAGGCAAACATAGCGAGATCACGCAGTGGGCGCATCGTATTATCCATGAAGACTTAGAGACATTGCCGGAAGTAATTTCCCTAGATCAGTGGGATCCAGAACGCGATTTCACTTTTATTGCAGCGGAATCACCCGAAGACTGTGTTGCGAAAGTCGAACAGCTATGCACAAAACTCCTCCCGCAGTGCTATCGCATTCATCCCGTCAGTGATATCCAGATTTTAGCGCCATTGCACAGGGGAACGGCGGGTATCGATGCTCTCAATACCCGTTTACAGGAATGTTTTTCGTCAAAAGCAAATCAGGTTCCGTGGTGCCGTTATCGTTTGGGTGACAAAGTTATCCAGCTACGCAATAATTACGAAAAAAATATTTTTAATGGAGACCTTGGGTACATTAGCCGTGTTAATGCCGATGATGAAACATTGACAGTCACATTTAATGACGAAAGGGTGTTACTTTCCAAAGGAGAGTTGGGCGATTTAGCGCTGGCTTATGCGATTAGTATTCACAAGTCCCAGGGGAGCGAGTTTCCAATCGTCGTCATCCCACTACTGACACAGCACTATGTTATGTTGCAGCGCAATCTCCTCTATACCGCTGTGACGCGTGGTCGCAACAAAGTGTTTTTAGTGGGGGATCCGAAAGCCTATCGAATTGCAGTTAGTAACAAGCAGAGTACGCGGCGTATTACCGGATTGCCGCTCCTATTTCATCCCGAGGTTTCGGCCGAATCGCTTAGCCTCATTAACAGCTAG
- a CDS encoding putative lipid II flippase FtsW — protein MKRPVKLVLALTLALNSVGLVALPSASLSFGSGFFKKQLLAVALSLFICLIFAKIPLQALYRHRKGVLQLAFLGLVLVLIPSVGHRVNGSRRWIPLGGFNLQVSEFVKIALIIWLAGYLAQYQSEVENFTRGFVKPMFVCAALSFFVLCEPDYGTTFLMMSVTLAMFFLSGTRLRHLLSIVVLGALAFGGLILLSPVRLQRVTAFFDVENHRFDTTYQLWQGILCFAAGGMQGAGAGLGLQKFSYLPEAHTDFIFPVIGEEFGGWFAIGVVLLFFLLEVVVLWALHHQEDRFAQLLGGGAVLMIALQAVINIAVVTGCMPTKGIALPFISYGGSNLVAMYGLIGLVINCINYTRRDTVRSITFC, from the coding sequence TTGAAGCGGCCGGTCAAGCTTGTTTTAGCGCTTACATTGGCGCTTAATAGCGTTGGTCTGGTTGCGTTGCCCAGTGCAAGTTTATCATTTGGAAGTGGCTTTTTCAAAAAGCAATTGCTGGCGGTAGCTTTATCTTTGTTCATCTGTTTAATTTTTGCGAAAATTCCGTTGCAAGCACTTTATCGACATCGAAAAGGGGTTTTGCAGCTTGCGTTTTTAGGACTTGTTTTGGTTCTCATTCCCAGTGTCGGACATCGCGTCAATGGATCTCGACGTTGGATTCCATTGGGTGGTTTTAATCTCCAGGTTTCGGAATTTGTAAAGATCGCGCTCATCATTTGGCTTGCGGGGTATTTGGCACAGTATCAGTCCGAAGTCGAAAATTTCACACGTGGGTTTGTGAAGCCGATGTTCGTTTGCGCAGCCCTTTCGTTTTTTGTGCTCTGCGAGCCAGACTATGGGACGACGTTTTTAATGATGAGTGTCACCCTTGCGATGTTTTTTCTCTCGGGAACGCGTTTACGCCACCTACTTTCAATTGTTGTTTTAGGAGCACTGGCATTTGGAGGACTAATTTTGTTGAGTCCGGTCCGGCTACAACGTGTGACGGCATTTTTTGATGTCGAAAATCACCGCTTCGATACGACTTACCAGCTCTGGCAAGGGATTTTGTGTTTTGCGGCTGGTGGAATGCAGGGGGCGGGCGCTGGCTTGGGACTGCAGAAATTTTCCTATTTACCGGAAGCCCATACGGATTTTATTTTTCCAGTTATCGGCGAAGAATTCGGTGGATGGTTTGCAATCGGCGTCGTTTTATTGTTTTTTTTACTCGAGGTGGTTGTGTTGTGGGCGCTACATCATCAGGAGGATCGCTTTGCGCAGTTACTGGGTGGTGGTGCCGTTCTTATGATTGCGCTTCAAGCCGTGATTAATATTGCGGTTGTGACGGGGTGTATGCCGACCAAAGGGATCGCGTTGCCGTTCATCAGTTACGGGGGATCCAATCTCGTGGCGATGTACGGTCTGATCGGTCTCGTTATTAACTGTATCAATTATACGCGTCGGGATACTGTCCGTAGCATTACGTTCTGTTGA